From Jeotgalibaca dankookensis, one genomic window encodes:
- a CDS encoding cyclase family protein, whose product MPIESGMPVFPGDPPVKIDRIHTYRENGWELRSLQFGSHTGTHVDAFSHMHQGAENLDQIPLEQFFGPAYLVEKGAALPRNSGLIFQEAVDETQLKAILDVQPKFVGGNISESLERALLKHRILTYTNLVHLEKLPKGKPFMFYGFPLKIKAGDGSPVRAIAIIE is encoded by the coding sequence ATGCCTATAGAGTCTGGTATGCCTGTTTTTCCAGGCGATCCGCCAGTAAAAATTGATCGTATCCATACTTATCGAGAAAATGGTTGGGAACTGAGATCTTTACAGTTCGGTTCTCATACCGGCACACATGTGGATGCTTTTTCACATATGCATCAAGGAGCCGAAAATCTGGATCAGATTCCTTTGGAACAATTCTTTGGCCCCGCCTATTTGGTTGAAAAGGGAGCAGCTTTGCCTCGAAATAGCGGTTTGATTTTTCAAGAGGCAGTCGATGAAACCCAACTTAAAGCCATATTAGACGTACAGCCAAAGTTTGTGGGCGGAAATATCAGTGAATCTTTAGAACGTGCTTTACTCAAGCACCGTATTCTTACTTACACAAATCTCGTTCACTTGGAAAAATTACCTAAAGGGAAACCTTTTATGTTTTACGGCTTTCCTTTAAAAATTAAAGCTGGCGATGGCTCACCTGTCAGAGCCATTGCAATTATTGAATAA
- a CDS encoding GNAT family N-acetyltransferase encodes MYIRFAKPEDITAITQIEWDSFGRGVATKRETYEEKFVRQAEHFLIAEESNQIIGFIEGLASNQRTIEDEMFRNAETHNPDGEWEMIISLAVSEDAQGKGVGKQLLKKLIEQARQRKQKGVVLTCKESLIPYYQAFGFVDEGVSDSVLGGVKWYDMRLEF; translated from the coding sequence ATGTACATACGTTTTGCCAAACCAGAAGACATCACTGCTATTACCCAAATTGAATGGGATTCATTTGGACGAGGTGTCGCTACTAAAAGAGAAACATATGAAGAAAAGTTTGTGAGACAAGCCGAGCACTTTTTAATAGCTGAAGAAAGTAATCAAATTATCGGCTTTATCGAAGGGTTAGCTTCTAATCAAAGAACCATTGAAGATGAGATGTTTCGTAATGCTGAAACCCACAATCCAGATGGTGAGTGGGAAATGATTATTAGTCTTGCAGTTTCCGAAGATGCTCAAGGGAAAGGCGTTGGCAAACAACTTTTAAAAAAGCTTATTGAACAAGCCCGTCAACGCAAACAAAAAGGTGTGGTTTTAACTTGTAAAGAAAGCCTTATTCCTTATTATCAAGCGTTTGGTTTTGTTGATGAAGGTGTTTCAGATTCCGTTCTAGGTGGCGTCAAATGGTACGATATGCGTCTTGAATTCTAA
- a CDS encoding uracil-DNA glycosylase family protein yields the protein MDSFYEEIKEKIMRDPENAFYTEKGIEPLFSAPKAAKIAVVGQAPGIRAQTSMKYWNDPSGVRLRKWMGVTDQEFYETDYFTVLPMDFYYPGKAKTGDLPPRKDFAAKWHPLILAGLPNVELIILVGSYAQNYYLKGVKGRNLTETVENYQAFLPDYFPIVHPSPLNGRWLKVNPWFQEEVVPVLQNKVDTIIRSN from the coding sequence ATGGATTCCTTTTATGAAGAAATAAAAGAAAAAATAATGCGCGACCCTGAGAATGCTTTTTATACTGAAAAAGGTATCGAGCCGCTTTTTTCAGCACCGAAAGCAGCTAAAATTGCGGTAGTCGGTCAAGCACCAGGGATTCGTGCGCAAACATCTATGAAATACTGGAATGATCCAAGTGGCGTTCGTTTAAGAAAGTGGATGGGTGTTACTGATCAAGAATTCTATGAAACTGACTATTTCACTGTTTTACCGATGGATTTTTACTACCCTGGAAAAGCTAAAACAGGCGACTTACCACCGCGGAAAGATTTTGCGGCTAAATGGCATCCTTTGATCCTAGCTGGTCTCCCTAACGTAGAGTTAATTATTTTAGTCGGTAGCTATGCCCAAAATTATTATCTTAAAGGAGTAAAAGGACGTAATTTAACAGAGACGGTCGAGAATTATCAGGCCTTTCTGCCCGATTACTTTCCGATTGTACATCCCTCCCCATTAAATGGACGCTGGCTCAAGGTCAATCCTTGGTTTCAAGAAGAAGTAGTTCCAGTTTTACAAAATAAAGTAGATACAATCATCAGAAGTAACTAG
- a CDS encoding LysR family transcriptional regulator — protein sequence MLDYRYNTFLVLAEQLNYTRTAEILLMSQSTVTKHIQYLEENLQVKLFTYKGRSLSLTDKGVLLKKRLSLVSHDIEELKKDLVKTDAKKSYVIGVSRTIGEFFLPKYEYFPPNDQNGNYDILVENTTELLKLLDQKRIDFALISGPVFRPDFEIHPFYEDELVLACSPNHPMAGVEIPVHALCVDNILLREEGAGVTDCLTQYFQPYPEIIKCLKEKSRIGNINLLKSYLLNNEGTGFLYKISIEEELKSGNLQTIPLKEMTMTQEFYLVIRNDFPDKSHILKLLSIPNVK from the coding sequence ATGTTGGACTACCGTTACAACACATTTTTAGTATTAGCTGAACAATTGAATTACACACGAACAGCAGAAATTCTTTTAATGTCACAGTCAACGGTTACAAAACACATCCAATATCTAGAAGAAAATCTGCAAGTAAAGCTTTTTACTTATAAAGGACGTAGCCTTTCTTTAACTGATAAAGGTGTTCTATTAAAAAAAAGACTTTCTCTCGTTTCTCATGATATTGAAGAGCTAAAAAAGGATTTAGTAAAAACAGATGCAAAAAAATCTTATGTTATTGGTGTTAGCCGAACAATTGGTGAGTTCTTTTTACCTAAATACGAATACTTCCCCCCCAATGATCAAAATGGAAATTATGATATTCTTGTTGAGAATACGACGGAATTGCTCAAACTCTTAGACCAGAAACGGATTGATTTTGCTCTTATTTCTGGACCTGTTTTTCGTCCGGACTTCGAGATTCATCCTTTTTATGAGGACGAGCTTGTTCTGGCTTGTTCACCAAATCACCCCATGGCCGGAGTAGAAATACCGGTTCATGCTCTATGTGTTGATAATATTTTATTAAGAGAAGAAGGAGCTGGAGTAACGGACTGTTTGACTCAATATTTCCAGCCTTATCCAGAAATCATTAAATGTTTAAAAGAGAAGTCACGTATTGGGAACATTAATCTTCTAAAAAGCTATCTCCTTAATAATGAAGGAACTGGTTTCCTTTATAAGATATCTATAGAAGAAGAGCTTAAAAGCGGGAACCTTCAAACAATCCCTTTGAAAGAAATGACCATGACACAAGAGTTTTATCTTGTCATTCGTAATGATTTTCCAGACAAAAGTCATATTCTTAAACTCCTATCTATTCCTAACGTTAAATAA